The segment GGTGCGGTTGGCCATCATTCACGTCCGGTGCTGATTCGGACGCTTTTCGCTTCAGCAGCGCCGGGAACCGACGTGTTCTCGGACCTCCGGAAGGATCTCCGTGGCGATGCGTCGCAGGAGCGCGGGATCCGGCGGGACGCCGAAGAGGAAGGTGTCGAAGCCGATTTCGGTCGCGAGGTGCGTGAGGAACCCGATCCAGGCCTCGGACGAACCTGAGAATTCGCTGCTGGTTTCGTCGATGGGAGCGGGTGGGGTATCGGTGAAGCCGCCCCAGATGTTGTAGGCGCGGCGGATGGAGGCCGGATTGCGGTCGGCGGCGATGGCGGCGCGGTCGATCGTCGCCATCGCGTCGCGCGCGGCGGCGGGCGGGACATAGCCGAGCGAGGGCACCCAGCCATCGGCCTTGCGGCCGGTGAGCGCGAGGGCGCGCGGCCCCACGACCCCGAGCCAGATGCCGATCCGGTGGGCGGGCGCCGGACCCGGCCGCCAGCCATGGATCTGATAAATCTCCCCGTCATAGTCAACGGACCGAGCGCCGTCGAAGGCAGCGCGCAGGATGTCGATAGCCTCGTCCATGGAGGCGTAGGCCTCACCGGGTGTGCGGCGCGGGCCGCCCATCGCTTCGATGGCGTCCCAGAACGCGCCGGCGCCGAGTCCCAGCTCGAAACGGCCATTGCCGAGCAGATCGAGCGTGACCGCCTGATTGGCGAGCATGGTGGGCGGCCGCAGCGAGAGCGTGGC is part of the Thermomicrobiales bacterium genome and harbors:
- a CDS encoding LLM class flavin-dependent oxidoreductase, with product MPDYGRPIEFGIFLEPAAAQSASILATIELIDELGFDWIAIQDHPYNRQQLDAMTLIGMGLARTERVRFVPDVATLSLRPPTMLANQAVTLDLLGNGRFELGLGAGAFWDAIEAMGGPRRTPGEAYASMDEAIDILRAAFDGARSVDYDGEIYQIHGWRPGPAPAHRIGIWLGVVGPRALALTGRKADGWVPSLGYVPPAAARDAMATIDRAAIAADRNPASIRRAYNIWGGFTDTPPAPIDETSSEFSGSSEAWIGFLTHLATEIGFDTFLFGVPPDPALLRRIATEILPEVREHVGSRRC